The following is a genomic window from Manihot esculenta cultivar AM560-2 chromosome 9, M.esculenta_v8, whole genome shotgun sequence.
AAGAAACCGTACTCGTCTTCGATTGGGGATTGGATCAACAGCCGAATGAACTAACAATATAAATTCTCGATTTTAAGCTACTAGCGCAGCTAAATGAatcatataaacatataatCTTACTTCGTTTTTTTAAGAGTTGAATGTCAGAATAGTAATCGTATCAAAGAAATCATAGTTTCACTATGTAGAAGATGCCTTTTTTCATGCTGGACCCTCAAAAGATCATTCTTCAATAAGGATTTAAATCAATTTGCTACCAAACAAATGAAACCCACAAGCCGACAAGCTTTTGTATCTCAGTTGATTAGTGCACCCGCTTAGTAAGCACACTTTATTCAACATTTTGTTTCCCAAGCTTTAATAATATTGAATATTGCATTCACATCTATCCTGGATTAAATTACATATCTGTTATTACATCCCTTTTCCTGTGTTTCCCACCCAAATATGGAATGGGGAAACCATAACTGCTGAAAATAATGGCTTGAGCATATTTTGACAAGAATGAGTTGCAAGTTACAATGAACACATTAGAATTTCAAACTAGGTTGAATTCTTTTTCTTTACATTGTCCAGATCCGAGGCTGTGAAGGACTTTGCCACTAAGCTACGAAGTGTCAGTTTCAGCTCGAAAGTCAGCCTCTGAAAAACTACTGATAATGTCTTCACATCCGACATTGCTCGGTGAGCTGTTCCAGTCAGCTTAATTCCAAATTTATCGCGAAGTGTTGCCAGGGATACACGGGAAGAAAGTTTTACTCCTATGAACAAAGCCAAACATGAAGAATCAGACGAATGATAATGAAAATTTCAGTATCCCCACAAAGGTATACTGGTTGATGGAGAAAATGAGTTTGCACCATGCACTTTCTTCctctaatgataaaaataagcAAAATAAACACAACAATATACACACAGAGAGTGGAAGAGACCTTCAGATTTCATCCATTCGCGTGCTAGAGGAACCGTGTCCACAAATAGCCAATTAGATGGAATATCAACACCACATCTGTTAAATTCATTAGTCAAAAAAGGTACATCAAAAGTTCGAGCATTGTGAGCCACTAACAGTACATAGCCACCAGGTTTTTGACGGCTTCTGATATACTGCAGTAGTATAGGTATCAGCTCTTCCATCCTTCAGAAAATCCAGAAATAATATTTGAGTGTCAATCATTTAATCAAACATATATATCCAGTAAACAAAATGGTAGAAAGATTAACCAACGGCAAGCTTGATTCTCAGTGACTACTCGCTTGATGCAATCAATAACACAGTATACATTATTGACATGCAAGACAGATGAAGAACCATAAAAGCTAATTGGTAAATTAGGAATGAAATAACTCTTACCCATGTCAAATAGAAGAGAGAGAAAATGGCAATTTGGCTCAAATTGAAAAACAATGTCTGAAAAAATAGGCATCTTTAGGCTTTTCAATCATGTAAATAAGAACATATACACAATCCACTTTGAGAATCTTGTGCTGAGACACCAAGAGACTGTTTATAATAGAGCAACTTACTATTGCAACAAGGTTCACCCGCTTCTACTGAATTAAATGGTATCTAAACAAAATGCTTGACCACAAATCTCATGGCACTGTGATTTTATATAACCTGGCCCAAGTTTTTTAGAAGCATTCAGAAATATCCATTCAAGAATGTATTTGCTTCCCAAATTCTCATGGGCCAATAGTTGGAACATGTATTTTGTTCGTTCATATGACACCAGTAACATGCAGGCAACTGAAAAATGACAAGTAGCTGCTGGTATCCTTACATTAACTCACATCCATACCAATcataaggaaaaagaaaagaagaaacacATGTAACTTAACGAAAAAATTGCAATTTTTCAGTTCATAAACTGGTATCCTAATGATGTAAGGGGACAAAAGAAAAACTATCAAAAGTTAAACAAACGTACCTTGGAATACCAGGTCTGCAGACCATATGGGTTGTGATGCCATGAATATTTGAATTAGGAACGTAGCGATCAGGATTTACTAGTGTCTGAAAAGTGCTGTTTTCACCTCCCTGAAGATCTTGCAGTGCAATCTCAATAATTCGTTCATTCTCTCTACTAAAGCCAGTAGTCTCAAGATCAAAGACAATAACTGTCACAAGCTCAGCCAAATCACCATTCTCAGGGATCTTTTGTTGGCTACTGCAGTATTGAGTTTTTTGGAGTTCGATTATTTCATTCTTCTTTATATTCACACTAGTTGAAACCGTTTCATCCAAAATTTCATGCCTGATACTGGTTGATTTAGTTCTGTTTCGAGTGGTTTTATCTGTTCCTTCTGTTTTTGTACTTACAGGTCTTTTAATCCATCGTCTGCTGTATCCTCCTTCAGTCCCATTGGCTTTGGAACCTACCAACCTAAAGCTAGATTTGTTTCTACATGTCCTATGTAAGCTGTGAAAGCTTTCGTGCCAAAAGTTAGCTAAGGTGTGAATTCTGCATCTGGAGACTTGCAAGACTGAAAAACACATGAGAAAGGTCTTCATCTAACTCGATAAAAATAACAAAGAGAGATGCAGAAAGTGTACTTTGCATTACACGAGCAATTCAGTTGGACCTGAGAATGAATAAAGAATGTACTAAGGGAATCAGATCTGTGAATGAATGATGGGAATCACATAACAAAATAATTACAGCTATCCTGAACTTACTACTTCTATAGAGTCTAGCATGAGAGCAAAAATTTGTACATTGTGCAACATGTAAGCACATGCCTATGACATCCAAAGTTATAGATCTTAAACTAATGGATTTAGCATGCCTGTCTTGTTTAGGGAACATTCTTGCTAACTTATTGTCAGACCTTTTCCTATTTTACCTTACAAAGAAATGTCTGGTCATTCTTAGAGTAAATGTATCCTATATCGGCACCTTATAAGAGCAAAGTGCACAGTGAGATCAAAGCAAATAAGCAATTGCAAAATGCCAGTCTTGACTAAACACAGAGACTTTCCAAgcaaaaatatccaaaaaaaaaaatactgtaATTCTATATCAGCAAATATAGAATTACACAATCCTCTCCATGATCATTGATTAGTTCTAAGTTCTATGCTCAAAAGATAATATCTCAATTACTCTACTCTGGCACCTTACAAATTAACTAGGAAAAATAACAAATTAGTTGAGGTGTACAATTGTTTTGAAACCTATATTAACATAACAAACAAAAATACGTTCTTTCTTTATGCCTTGAGGCATTCTCGACAAAGAAAAATAAGGCGAAAGCAGATCATAATCTTCGATGAATACAATTATCAAGCCAGGTTTCAATCGCCCACAGTTACAACTACAGTAGCAGAAATTATCAATCGAGAAACAAACTTATAAGCTAACCCAAGAAAATACAcataaataaatcattttcGAAATGCATTTCATAGCCATGTATACAAATGAAACTAATTTAGTTGAACAAAAGCAAAAACAACCCATTTACCCAAATAACTCAAACATCCTCTAAACATCATTGAGAtcatttaaaaaactaaaaccaACTAATTCTAATTAACAGAGCTATTCATATTCGCACAAATAATCATTGTGTTTAAGATAGTAGatgcaaagaaggaaagagatTGATCCCATCTGGGGTAATTTGACAGGAACCCAAAAAGCAGAATTActagaagagaaagagagaagagacaTGCCTGGAAGTAAAGGGAAATGGGAAGAAAAGGAGAAGCATGATTAAGTTGGAAAAAGGGGAAATTTATAGATGAAGATGGGGTTTGGGATTGGGAGAGAGAGGCGGGGAGGTCATGTAAAAATGTGGAGAGGAGTATCAATGGCGTTTGAGAATTTGACGAAAGAGATGGAAGTTGGAAACACTCAACTCTGAATTTCGAGCCGCATTGCTTCCGCCATCATCAACTGCCACATCCATCCTTTCtcgcctttttttcttttttaatttttttaaaatttatcctttttaaacttttttttttcattttaaattaaggCTTTTCTAACAATTTCCCCACTCGTCTTAAAATGTATTATTTTACAGTTGTTTGTATtattagataaataaaataaatataaatttttcacACTTCTctctaaattaatattttaatatttaatttaatcgcAATTGAATGAATTTGGTCAAATTTAGAATTGACTAAAATTATCTTAATCCGATGAGATCCATCAATTTTGCATTAAAAGTTTAGaactttatcttttattttttttaacaaaaagttAATAgtatgatttaattaaataaataaattgaattaaatcaatcATGCCATGTGCAATTGTGGCCACGTTTAAGCAATGTTTACCAAACAATTAAGTAATCGGACAAACACATGGTGATTTGTATTTTAGCATAGAGCTGGGAAAtgctttaaaagaaattaaatttattttcttaattagtgAACTCAAATAGTCatctttttaaataatatttcctatattttaaatatttctataatCTCTGATTGACGAAATCAAAATTCaatattagattttattatttatttgtatattaacagaacttaaaaaaaaaaaaaattctggatCTACTATTGCTTTAGACCAACTAAAGAGCTAGACTTCAACTAGAGTTAAAAAGAGTTTTGCTTTGCTTGATTGGCAAAAAAGCATAACATTTGATCCCGAAATTTTAAATTGGAGTCTCATTCCCTTCTCCATTTCTGAAATTCCCAAAATTCTTAGTTCGAGTCACGCTCCCCTTTCCCTTCGTGTATTGCCTTGCAaaaagctttatatggagcttggtcagggaaaaaaaaaactagagtTAGTAAAGGACAAATGAAATCAAGAATATACAAAGCATATCCGTATGCCTCCTATGTCTACTTCTCAAAATGGGCAATAAGCCATGGCCTCTCTCTTTTTCATGGACCTAAGAGGCAATTGGGTCTAGCGTTGATTAAGACATTAGGTGGCAGGACTTCATAGACCTGGACCAACAAGGCCCAAGATTGTATGATACAGAGACTATTCTCATTTAGAAGCTATCCAAGAAATGGGTGCTCGGGAATGAAAAATAGTGACTTTTCTGAGACCCACATGTGTGGCTACTCGTCATCATGGAAAGCTACCATTAATCAATTGCTTCAACATAATTTGGCAGTCTTTCGAAAGCTGAAGAAAAGGGatgcaaacaaataattatACTTCATGAAAAGGTCATATCATACAAATTCCATATATATTTCCTTCAAAATTCCCAAATTACTATCTACACTTATATTACCATTACTTCCTTCATCTTCCTTTGAAaatggaggagaagaagaaaggtAAATGCACCCATTAACAACATGAACATAGCATTTCATTTCATCTCTTTCACAAAATTAACAGAACTACTACCTTTTCTATGAAGGggcaagggaaaaaaaaaatcaaaaaggaCAAAGAAAAGGTATGTGGGTTAGAGTTtgttttttccccatttctgtttcttttctttttcatatttCATGCAAGAACTGAGCCACAAGACAATGCCATTAAAGAAAAAGCAGCTTGTTCTTCCTCTCCCAACCTCCTTCTCCTCTGGCACCTTTGTTTCCTTACTATTGATGatctttcaaacatcattttctCACCCACTTCGATTAAACTCATCTTCAATGAATCCCCCAATCCATTTCCATTGTTGACGCTACTGGCTGAGGTAGCAGTGGTAGTGGTGAGCGTGGTAGTGGTGGTGGTGCTATGGCTtcgtttctttttcttctctgatTCCTTGTCTTTGTCTAAGCTCAACATTGCTCTTCTTTTCTTCCTGTATCTGATCCCACAAGCGTTGCACAGCGACTGAAAATAACAAAATCCCAAAACCCAACCAGACAACGAAATCAAACACATAAAAATCACCAGCCTAGAAAGGGATTCAAGCGAAAACAAAAACCTACAGATCGAAAACACtcgcaaataaaaaaaaaaatcagaacaAAAAGCAGAGGACGAACACCCCACCTTGGGCCCAGCAGGTCCACCTCTCCACAAGGGTGTCTTGGTAGTTTTGCAATCAGTACAAGACTTCTTCATCTCAATATTCTTGTCTTCATCATCATGCAATAATTTCTGCACCAGAATCAAACAAGCATAGCTCATATATACGTATATCTGTAATTAATCAAAaacccattaaaaaaaaaaaaagaaaaacaaccaAGCATTCGGTTGACTCACCCTTTCCCAGAGATCATCCATCATACTAAAAACCACCCTTCTTTTTCGTTTTAGAGagaaggaggagagagaaagctAAGGAATCGTAATAAAAAGGCAGAAGAAATCCACCAGGCTGTGATTCAGTAAAGCTATAATCATTTCTCGAATAGAAGGATGAAGAGAAGGAAAGAGACGGGGAGAGAAAGAGGAAGAGGATGTGGCAGAGGAAATGGGTAGTGGAGACAACAGAGAGGAAGAAGCGCAAATATAGAGAAAACAGAGAAAGAAACCGACAGAGCGAGCacagtttttattttctttttctttttctctcggCGGATATGCATAAAAACCCTATCCTTCGGGGTTTTGGGGTTAGAACTTATAAGGTCTGTCGTAGAATGACGAAAATACCCTTGTGCCTTTTACGCAGCGTTGTGATTTCTTTGTTTAAAAACATTATTATTTactctttataatttaataaaattaactaattacaCATGGAACGTATTCaaatgagttttaatttttaaaataataattatttaatcatcaCAGTCAATGAAAGGAGCTGAATAGTTAACTTTTGAAACTACGAGGACTGTTTATTAAATTAGAGGGGCTAAATAATAACTTTTCCTTCTCTTTTTAGCGCCTCCACCCGCCAAAGTTGTAAGATGGAATGTAGCCACGTGGTGACTGCACCACAGGATGCGCTTTTTCATAaatgttattttatatatttaattaattaaaatttaaaaattattatatttttataaataaggaTATGAAAAATGCAagatgaaataataattattaatttaatatttatatctaaatttatataattttatataatcatTAGATTTTATAATGAAATAATATGGGGTTAATATAAGACacgttataattttaattaatttggtgTATGTCAAATTCAGTGTGAACAATtcatatgttatgtgtaattgATATTAGGAATTTTTTTGTTGgaatattgaaatatttaaataaaaaattatgtaaaatggATAAGTTTAGTGATGTAACACTGCATTTGAGCAGTCATATGACGATACTGATTTGGGTAAGTCATGAGTAAAGAAAAGGGCATGAGATGAGAATAGGAAAGAGTAAGGATACCTTTTTGAGCAAAATTCTAAAGCTGACCTTTGATTTGAAAGGCACATGAGTCAAGACAGTGGCTCAAAATAACacttttaattacatcaaatttttaaagaaaaagtataaatatttttattcatcttcatatataatatttatatgaacACAAAATAATCAAACAGATTTAGTCATAAGTAATGCATCGATGGGCCAAAAAGGAAGAGAAACGTGTGCACACAAAGGCCTAAGAAAGAATATGGCATTTGATTTAAAGCTGATAATATTTGGCAGGGGTTGGATTGGATCCATGTAGGTGGCTGGCTGTGTTCATCAAAAGATGAGCCATAGAGAGTTGAAATCCGTTCCTCTCTACGTAGGAGAAGGCAATATGTGGTTAGAGTTTGAGGAGAAAAAGCTGTGCCTCTGTCATCCCCATGACATCCCCCCCAAAAATGCTTCTTTTGTTGCATTCTTCCTTCTCCCACCATCTATGtccaatttttattatataagtaCTGCATCATTTACTAATCAGCCGttgcttttgaaaaaaaaaaaaaaaatcatttagcaTCTCTTATTTTTGCTGGggtttattttgataaattacaATCAAGTTTtgagttttaataaaatttacaaattaatatttatttaaaatttgtacaacaattaaaattttaaatttattaaacaaattcattattttattaaaaaaaagacaatttatcattaattaattttaaaatcacaaaattaccTTGAATTTTTTCAACAATGTAGGTTCCAGCACACCTAGCACAGCACCATAAATAGAAAAGAGATTTAGAAAGAACTACTGCAGGAGCATCTTGAATCAGAAACTGAACAGACCCTCAGGGGGCCTATCAGGATGATGGATATCGAATGAAGACTGTTGCCATCCTTGCAAGCCAATCTGCACAGGAGTTAATTTCTTTTTAGTAGTTTAGTCATCAAATTTAAccatatttttacttttaaaataaatggagtaaaatgacttgcattttatttctttcattttttactTCCTTCTATTTTtgtctactttatttttttttaaataatttttttatttttcagttatacccattttaaaaatattttattttaactttattaaatattaaaaaatattttacaatattttttataaatcaaattataataattaatttacatattattataataacaaaaagaaagtgaaaataattttgagacaatctaaaaatatatacaaaaattatatagaacGGAGAGAGTAGCAAAAGGGAAGTGAATTTTCTGAGTCATCAGAAGTTTTTTTTTCCGCCCCTCAATGCTTCTCTCACATCCAAGACGGGGATTAATGTTGCAAACGTTAATATTTATATACCCTCCTACCgactaataaaaatgaaaacgcTTGCCTAGCCGTTGTTTCAGGCCCAGCAGTTACCACAGGAAAAGTAATAGCAACTCCATGGAATATTGAACTAAGAATTTTCGActttagaataaaataaaaactttcccTTCAATATATAGAGTTCACGACACGTTCCAATGAAATCACTACAGCTTGTACACCCTATAAATCCACAATTTTGCAATCTTCAAGCAATATGTCAACTGTTACAATGAGAATCATTGCAGCTGAGAcatcaaaaaatattatataaaattccaAATTTCCAATACTCTTAGCAAGTACAAGCACGCCACAGTGGATTTTGGGAGTGCCAAAATCGACAAAGTGTAGGAAGGCAATGCAGGAAGACACTACCAAAACTACTATGACAACAAATGCATTCAAAAAGACTCATTGTCTGTTTGTTTATGTGATAGCCCACCCTCCAAGACAACCCCACCCCCCACCCCACCAACCCAaccaaaaaatgaaaaataaccaCGATTTTCTCAGGCCATAGTAGTGAAAACCTGCATTCATCCTGCGACTCTTATCCATTTTTGTCTTCCCACCCCAGTATTAATCTCGCCATACTGAAGAGCTGAAAACCTGTCCAGTAGAGCCTTTCAACGACACGTTAAAACTGGACAGTAGACCCATACATGACACCAAGACACCCGACCTGAAGCTGACAACTGTCCCACCCCATTTTGCAACTCCAATACCGAACCAGTGAACTCCTGCAGGTAATAAATCAAATACAAGAATTTAAATCATGTTGCTCAAACAAACATCATTTACACAAGATTCTTCTATGCATATTATTAATGATATGGAAAGGAAAATACATTTAGAAAGTAACACACATTTAGCTAAAATTAAATCCACCAGATGGAACAGCAGGCATCTCACTCCCGCCAAACTGGAACCCAGACTGGGAAGCATCTCCTGGCGGCATTGTCTCATCCTCCTCCTCAAGCCAATATGTCTCAAGGATCTTCACAGCCTTCTCATAAATCTCTGTGTTATCATGTGACTGTAGATTTTCAATTTTCTCCAACCCCTCGGCATCATCAATCATTTGTGCATATTGATTTACGTCTCCAGTGTTGCCTAAATTCTTGTCAGCTTCTCCTACCTTCAAGATGTTTTCAAGACCTTCTAAGCAGACTGTCACTATCCTTGGATCAGGACATATGAGAAGGTCACACAAGGGCTTGATGCAACCCTGGCTAACAAGGTACCTGTAAGCCAAGAGCACAAACAATTAGCAgtctaatattatataatacacCTTTTTACAAAACAAATCTTTCAAATACAGATGAGAAAAAAAGGATTCCAGTTTTTACTTGATTTGATCATGAGTACCACCAGATGTTGCATTTGAGATGGCCCATGCAGCCTCCTTTTTAATGTCAAATTCCGCATTTTGAAGTAGATGAACCAATGGACCAATGATATTAGCCTCAATGACAGCCTGCAAGATTTTGTAAATAACATTTATGATCAAACATCCAATACTCAATCATTCAATGCCATAAAATCAATATAAACAACATGGATATGTGGTTACCTGAATCTGCTCTTTGTTGCCAGCGGTGATATTAGATATGGTCCAACAAGCTTCCTTCTTGATACTCTTTTTATAGTTATTTGTCAGCAAATTCAGAAGGCACGGCAGTGCTTGATGATTGATGATACACTGGAGGCAGCATATACCACAAAAATATAAGAGTTCAAACAACTGATATGGATCAGCACAAAGCAAGATCAAATTGAATAGAGGTAAAAAAATGAAGAACAATTCCAGCTTCCACTTTCAATATCTTGTGCAGTTGCATAACTGTTCCCATTTTCTA
Proteins encoded in this region:
- the LOC110621912 gene encoding exonuclease DPD1, chloroplastic/mitochondrial — translated: MKTFLMCFSVLQVSRCRIHTLANFWHESFHSLHRTCRNKSSFRLVGSKANGTEGGYSRRWIKRPVSTKTEGTDKTTRNRTKSTSIRHEILDETVSTSVNIKKNEIIELQKTQYCSSQQKIPENGDLAELVTVIVFDLETTGFSRENERIIEIALQDLQGGENSTFQTLVNPDRYVPNSNIHGITTHMVCRPGIPRMEELIPILLQYIRSRQKPGGYVLLVAHNARTFDVPFLTNEFNRCGVDIPSNWLFVDTVPLAREWMKSEGVKLSSRVSLATLRDKFGIKLTGTAHRAMSDVKTLSVVFQRLTFELKLTLRSLVAKSFTASDLDNVKKKNST
- the LOC110622414 gene encoding GATA transcription factor 15 isoform X2; translation: MKKSCTDCKTTKTPLWRGGPAGPKSLCNACGIRYRKKRRAMLSLDKDKESEKKKKRSHSTTTTTTLTTTTATSASSVNNGNGLGDSLKMSLIEVGEKMMFERSSIVRKQRCQRRRRLGEEEQAAFSLMALSCGSVLA
- the LOC110622414 gene encoding GATA transcription factor 15 isoform X1 translates to MMDDLWERKLLHDDEDKNIEMKKSCTDCKTTKTPLWRGGPAGPKSLCNACGIRYRKKRRAMLSLDKDKESEKKKKRSHSTTTTTTLTTTTATSASSVNNGNGLGDSLKMSLIEVGEKMMFERSSIVRKQRCQRRRRLGEEEQAAFSLMALSCGSVLA